The following proteins are co-located in the candidate division WOR-3 bacterium genome:
- a CDS encoding FAD-dependent oxidoreductase codes for MYPPSMQESIRKLEATRQERIRQGKIPLLDAEAKKALLKSFHPDYIETSMRQLQVGPNKGDRTPHELADVLEAWPLVDPKRFDPARPKFTVDVLVIGGGGAGVAAALTAQENGARVLLVTKLRLGDANTMMAQGGIQAADKENDSPERHYLDVLGGGHFKNIPELARALVTDAPGIIAWLEELGVMFDKKPDGTMITIHGGGTSRKRMHACRDYTGAEIMRTLRDEFRNRRIEALEFCAALELLTDDQGACCGAAFVNLDTNELFTVRAKTVILATGGCGRLHIQGFPCTNHYGATADGLVLAYRAGARLVFIDTIQYHPTGVAYPEQIVGQLITEKVRGLGAHLVNVQGNRFIYELESRDITASAIIRECTERGNGVVTPTGRVGVWLDTPLIEILKGEGAVKKNLPAMYHQFARFGIYMDKEPILTYPTQHYQNGGILINDQGETGVKNLYAAGEVAGGIHGRNRLMGNSLLDILVFGRRAGRSAAEKSKTVSFDQTAGFHHLQKFQAELKTAGIPRDRCAPILFPEYRRPELQTPFVFAG; via the coding sequence ATGTATCCACCGTCGATGCAGGAATCAATCCGGAAGCTGGAAGCAACCCGGCAGGAGCGCATCCGGCAGGGCAAAATCCCTCTGCTCGATGCTGAGGCGAAAAAGGCACTGCTCAAATCCTTCCATCCTGACTACATTGAGACCAGCATGCGGCAACTGCAGGTCGGTCCGAACAAAGGTGACCGGACCCCGCATGAACTCGCGGATGTGCTGGAAGCCTGGCCGCTCGTTGACCCGAAACGGTTTGATCCCGCCCGCCCGAAGTTTACCGTTGATGTGCTGGTGATCGGTGGCGGTGGTGCGGGTGTTGCCGCTGCCCTGACTGCTCAGGAAAACGGTGCCCGGGTACTGCTTGTCACCAAACTCCGGCTCGGCGATGCCAACACGATGATGGCGCAGGGTGGAATTCAGGCCGCGGACAAGGAAAACGACTCCCCGGAACGCCATTATCTGGATGTCCTGGGTGGTGGCCATTTCAAGAACATCCCGGAACTGGCACGGGCGCTCGTCACCGATGCGCCAGGCATCATCGCCTGGCTTGAGGAGCTGGGGGTGATGTTTGACAAAAAACCCGATGGCACGATGATCACCATCCACGGCGGCGGCACCTCGAGAAAGCGGATGCATGCCTGCCGGGACTACACCGGCGCCGAGATCATGCGCACGCTCCGGGACGAATTCCGCAACCGCCGGATTGAGGCGCTGGAGTTCTGTGCGGCACTGGAACTCTTAACCGACGACCAGGGCGCCTGCTGCGGTGCGGCGTTTGTCAATCTGGATACCAACGAGCTGTTTACTGTCCGGGCAAAGACGGTCATCCTTGCCACCGGCGGCTGTGGCCGGCTCCACATTCAGGGCTTCCCCTGCACCAACCATTACGGCGCTACCGCCGACGGCCTGGTCCTCGCCTATCGGGCTGGTGCCCGGCTGGTGTTCATTGACACCATCCAGTATCACCCGACCGGTGTCGCCTATCCCGAGCAGATTGTCGGCCAGTTGATCACCGAAAAGGTGCGCGGGCTTGGTGCCCATCTGGTGAATGTCCAGGGCAACCGGTTCATTTACGAGCTGGAAAGCCGGGACATCACCGCCTCGGCGATCATCCGCGAATGCACCGAACGGGGCAACGGCGTTGTCACCCCGACCGGCCGGGTCGGTGTCTGGCTGGACACCCCGCTGATTGAAATCCTCAAGGGCGAAGGTGCGGTCAAGAAGAACCTGCCCGCGATGTATCACCAGTTCGCCCGGTTCGGCATCTACATGGACAAAGAGCCGATTCTGACCTATCCGACCCAGCATTACCAGAACGGTGGAATTCTGATCAACGATCAGGGGGAAACCGGGGTTAAAAATCTTTATGCGGCTGGGGAGGTTGCCGGCGGCATCCACGGCCGGAACCGGCTGATGGGTAACTCCCTGCTGGACATCCTCGTATTCGGCCGGCGGGCAGGCAGGTCGGCAGCGGAAAAATCAAAAACTGTCAGCTTTGACCAGACCGCGGGATTTCATCATCTTCAGAAATTTCAGGCTGAACTCAAAACTGCCGGCATTCCTCGGGACCGCTGCGCACCGATCCTCTTCCCGGAATACCGCCGGCCTGAACTGCAGACTCCGTTTGTTTTCGCCGGCTGA
- a CDS encoding 4Fe-4S dicluster domain-containing protein: MAKRTSRTGKKKPVEAQPAGEFVTIYVMGEAYQVPKELTIMKAMEYAGYRFIRGCGCRGGFCGACGTVYRTRDSYKLKVGLACQTVVEDGMYLTQIPFYPANKKEYDISQLQPDTQVLVRHYPELMRCIACNSCTKICPQDIDVMGYIQAAIRGDIARVADMSFDCIMCGLCASRCPAEIVHYNVALLARRLYGAKIAPRASHLVRRLEEINSGKFEPGLDRLTRMSEAELSRLYYQERDIEPE; the protein is encoded by the coding sequence ATGGCAAAACGGACATCCAGAACGGGAAAAAAGAAACCGGTTGAGGCTCAGCCCGCAGGCGAATTTGTTACCATCTATGTGATGGGCGAAGCCTATCAGGTGCCGAAGGAGCTGACGATCATGAAGGCAATGGAGTATGCGGGCTACCGGTTCATCCGCGGCTGCGGCTGCCGGGGCGGATTCTGCGGCGCCTGCGGCACCGTCTACCGGACCCGCGACTCCTACAAACTCAAGGTTGGACTTGCCTGTCAGACGGTGGTTGAAGACGGAATGTATCTCACTCAGATTCCCTTCTACCCCGCCAATAAAAAGGAGTATGATATCAGCCAGCTCCAGCCCGATACTCAGGTGCTGGTCCGTCATTATCCCGAGCTGATGCGCTGCATCGCCTGCAACTCCTGCACCAAGATCTGCCCGCAGGATATCGATGTCATGGGTTATATCCAGGCGGCAATCCGCGGTGACATCGCCCGCGTTGCCGACATGTCTTTTGACTGCATCATGTGCGGACTGTGTGCCAGCCGCTGTCCGGCAGAGATCGTCCATTACAATGTCGCTCTCCTGGCACGCCGACTCTACGGTGCCAAGATCGCACCTCGGGCCAGCCATCTCGTCCGCCGGCTTGAGGAAATAAACTCGGGCAAATTTGAGCCCGGACTGGACCGGCTCACCCGGATGAGCGAAGCGGAACTTTCCCGCCTTTATTACCAGGAGCGGGATATCGAACCGGAATAG
- a CDS encoding Fe-S-containing hydro-lyase, giving the protein MSQIKNIITPLTEEAVKSLHAGDAVTITGTIYTARDLAHQRLVAALQNNETLPFDLRGAVIYYVGPSPAKPGRPIGSCGPTTSYRMDAYTPALLAAGLKGMIGKGNRSPAVIEALKKYCGVYFAAVGGAAALLAQRVRSARVIAYEELGPEALQELVVENLPVIVVNDCYGADLYQEGVRRYKKEG; this is encoded by the coding sequence ATGAGTCAGATCAAAAACATTATCACTCCGCTTACCGAAGAGGCAGTAAAAAGTCTGCATGCCGGTGATGCGGTGACCATTACCGGCACGATCTACACTGCCCGCGACCTCGCCCACCAGCGGCTGGTGGCTGCGCTCCAGAATAACGAAACTCTGCCCTTTGACCTCCGCGGGGCGGTTATTTACTATGTCGGACCCAGCCCGGCAAAACCGGGCCGGCCGATCGGCTCCTGCGGACCGACCACCTCCTACCGGATGGATGCATATACGCCTGCTCTCCTTGCCGCCGGACTCAAGGGTATGATCGGCAAGGGCAACCGCTCGCCGGCGGTGATCGAAGCCCTGAAAAAATACTGCGGAGTCTACTTTGCTGCGGTCGGTGGCGCCGCAGCACTGCTGGCACAGCGGGTGCGTTCAGCCCGGGTCATCGCCTATGAGGAGCTGGGACCGGAAGCCCTGCAGGAGCTGGTAGTGGAAAATCTGCCGGTGATTGTAGTCAACGACTGTTATGGAGCTGACCTGTATCAGGAGGGCGTGCGCCGCTACAAAAAGGAGGGCTGA
- a CDS encoding fumarate hydratase: MRTIPFDQIRDTVARLCIEANCILGEDVVRALEKGREIEESPTGREILNQLLENQQIAREEMMPICQDTGWAVVWLEVGSQVKIEGGELYDAIQAGVAKGYTDGYLRKSIVADPLRRKNTGDNTPAIIYTEIVPGDRLKITVQPKGGGSENMSEIKMLSAADGVAGIKKFVVDRVWRSQANPCPPVIVGVGLGGTFEKCALLAKRALLREIGSLHPDPFYAQLEQELLEEINKLGIGPQGLGGRVTALAVFIEAFPCHIATLPCAVNINCHAARHRSAVI, from the coding sequence ATGCGCACCATCCCGTTTGATCAGATTCGCGACACGGTTGCCCGGCTCTGCATTGAGGCAAACTGCATCCTTGGTGAGGATGTGGTCCGCGCGCTGGAAAAGGGACGGGAGATTGAAGAGAGCCCGACCGGCCGGGAGATCTTAAACCAGCTGCTGGAAAATCAGCAGATCGCCCGGGAGGAAATGATGCCCATCTGCCAGGACACCGGCTGGGCGGTTGTCTGGCTGGAGGTGGGTTCGCAGGTAAAAATTGAAGGTGGCGAGCTTTACGATGCGATTCAGGCCGGGGTCGCCAAGGGTTATACTGATGGTTATCTGCGCAAGTCAATTGTTGCCGACCCGCTCCGACGCAAGAATACCGGTGATAACACCCCGGCAATCATCTACACGGAAATTGTCCCGGGTGACCGTCTGAAGATCACCGTCCAGCCCAAGGGGGGCGGCAGTGAGAACATGAGTGAGATAAAAATGCTCTCAGCTGCGGATGGTGTGGCGGGTATCAAGAAATTTGTTGTTGACCGGGTGTGGCGCTCGCAGGCAAACCCCTGCCCGCCGGTGATTGTCGGTGTCGGTCTTGGCGGCACATTTGAAAAATGCGCCCTGCTGGCAAAACGGGCGCTGCTGCGGGAAATCGGCTCCCTCCACCCGGACCCGTTCTATGCCCAGCTCGAGCAGGAACTGCTGGAGGAGATCAATAAACTGGGCATCGGTCCCCAGGGTCTGGGCGGCAGGGTAACCGCGCTGGCGGTATTCATCGAAGCCTTTCCTTGTCACATCGCCACCCTGCCCTGCGCGGTCAACATCAACTGCCATGCCGCCCGGCACAGAAGTGCGGTAATTTGA
- a CDS encoding MBL fold metallo-hydrolase, whose product MKIKWLGHAAFALTAADGTKLITDPYVPGAYDGAVSYDRITERADAATVSHDHADHNGAELLPGRPPALKGTGPFTVKSVKITGIETFHDPSGGAERGKNTIFIIEIDNLRIVHCGDLGHLPDEATVRALGRVDILLVPVGGLFTIDAKSAVKLVERVKPRLVIPMHFKTHKLGFQIAGVEEFARLAPQVRRLGRSEIEITPENLPQETETWILEPAL is encoded by the coding sequence ATGAAAATCAAATGGCTCGGTCATGCGGCGTTCGCCCTGACCGCCGCTGACGGCACCAAGCTCATCACCGACCCTTATGTACCGGGCGCATATGATGGTGCGGTCAGTTATGACCGGATTACCGAGCGTGCTGACGCCGCCACGGTCAGCCACGATCACGCGGATCACAATGGCGCTGAACTCCTGCCCGGCAGACCGCCGGCGCTGAAGGGAACTGGACCCTTCACAGTCAAATCGGTGAAAATTACCGGCATTGAAACCTTTCACGATCCGTCCGGCGGAGCGGAGCGCGGGAAAAATACCATCTTTATCATAGAGATTGACAACCTGCGGATTGTCCACTGTGGTGATCTCGGGCATCTGCCGGATGAAGCAACAGTCAGGGCGCTGGGCAGGGTTGACATCCTGCTCGTGCCAGTGGGCGGACTGTTTACCATTGACGCCAAATCGGCAGTCAAGCTGGTGGAGCGGGTGAAGCCCAGACTGGTGATTCCGATGCATTTCAAGACCCACAAACTCGGCTTCCAGATCGCCGGGGTTGAAGAGTTTGCCCGGCTTGCCCCGCAGGTCCGGCGGCTCGGCAGATCCGAGATTGAGATTACCCCCGAAAATCTGCCTCAGGAGACTGAAACCTGGATTCTGGAGCCGGCACTCTGA
- the rpmA gene encoding 50S ribosomal protein L27, producing the protein MAHKKGGGTAKNGRNSPGQRLGIKAFASERVRTGAIIVRQRGTKFLPGRNVARGGDDSLYALTDGFVRFEWVNRNKQRVSVIPLSN; encoded by the coding sequence ATGGCACATAAAAAAGGCGGCGGAACAGCCAAGAACGGCCGGAACAGCCCGGGTCAGCGGCTGGGTATCAAGGCGTTTGCCAGTGAACGGGTGCGCACCGGCGCAATCATCGTCCGCCAGCGCGGAACGAAGTTTCTGCCGGGGAGAAATGTCGCCCGGGGCGGCGATGACAGCCTCTACGCCCTGACCGACGGGTTTGTCCGGTTTGAATGGGTGAACCGGAACAAGCAGCGGGTCTCGGTGATTCCGCTGTCAAACTGA
- a CDS encoding T9SS type A sorting domain-containing protein — MAEKIVMLSVGLMLSIALAVTTERNASSAARPDDVPAFYNSRSSESAVPTRMVNEPDVPPGRVETPAAPAQGEPPQVLEMSDQGNPAEPRPLWGQDIRVYSGGLRSPSSPGSERMIAYDQTSTGTLFAAFVVPNGDTMRIYRSTDNGSTWSNWNGVIHSGNVLSSPELVVAEGDSSFVFLFLRTSANNGDIYCARFGLTSGAAIFAVKADADTVVNLAACRDNSNPYYLYVTYEYRNGQYNVGLFRSTDYGKNWTTPGLFVVDTRVPPKPDVAVGYNNRVHVSYLDKRLSSVDSASFRIKRSTDRGTSWEQSRQVGAPTVRVFDGVLGARSSSQTLWLVHVRDMDPFNGKGLGVFYYYTAGNDTVFSYGGDAGIGHLDTDNDEQMPSIATLHNGGPPTVAYAIVPSESLMFTWCSGDTNWTMPIKVNDYRHTGNFAPAAGWKTTGGNNYSAVLYAGVGPLDLWFDSWDNTTGIAEGRTGLSRSLVRVNPNPAQGSVHLSWAKPASGSAELVIRDITGREVSRLRGATGAVWNCAQVPAGVYLFRFAAEGSSETGTIVVTH; from the coding sequence ATGGCTGAAAAAATAGTAATGCTGAGTGTGGGGCTGATGCTGAGTATCGCCCTGGCAGTAACAACGGAGCGCAATGCTTCCAGTGCTGCCCGTCCGGATGATGTTCCGGCATTTTACAATTCAAGGTCTTCGGAATCGGCAGTGCCGACCCGAATGGTAAATGAGCCGGATGTCCCGCCCGGGAGGGTTGAGACTCCGGCAGCACCGGCGCAGGGTGAACCACCGCAGGTTTTGGAAATGAGTGATCAGGGTAATCCGGCAGAGCCGAGACCGCTCTGGGGTCAGGACATTAGGGTTTACAGCGGTGGTCTGCGGTCGCCGTCTTCGCCTGGCAGTGAGCGGATGATCGCCTATGACCAGACTTCAACCGGCACCCTTTTTGCGGCGTTTGTGGTGCCAAACGGCGACACGATGCGTATCTACCGTTCCACTGATAACGGCAGCACCTGGAGCAACTGGAACGGGGTTATCCACTCGGGCAATGTGCTGTCATCACCGGAACTGGTGGTAGCAGAGGGTGATTCCAGCTTTGTCTTTCTGTTTCTGCGCACCTCCGCCAATAATGGCGATATCTACTGCGCCCGCTTCGGGCTGACATCCGGAGCAGCGATCTTTGCGGTCAAGGCGGATGCCGATACGGTGGTCAATCTTGCCGCCTGCCGGGACAACAGCAACCCCTATTATCTTTATGTCACCTATGAGTATCGCAACGGTCAATACAATGTCGGGCTTTTCCGTTCCACTGATTACGGCAAGAACTGGACCACGCCGGGACTGTTTGTGGTTGACACCCGGGTCCCGCCCAAGCCGGATGTGGCGGTCGGCTACAACAACCGGGTTCATGTCTCATATCTCGACAAGCGGTTGAGTTCGGTGGACTCGGCCTCGTTCCGGATCAAGCGCAGCACCGACCGGGGCACGAGCTGGGAGCAGTCAAGGCAGGTGGGGGCACCGACGGTGCGGGTGTTTGATGGTGTGCTCGGTGCCCGGAGCAGCAGTCAGACGCTCTGGCTTGTTCATGTCCGGGATATGGACCCGTTTAACGGCAAGGGGCTGGGTGTCTTCTATTACTACACGGCAGGTAATGATACCGTGTTCAGTTATGGTGGCGATGCCGGGATCGGCCATCTGGATACGGACAATGATGAGCAGATGCCAAGTATCGCCACGCTGCATAACGGTGGACCGCCCACAGTCGCCTATGCGATTGTGCCTTCGGAGTCGCTGATGTTCACCTGGTGTTCGGGTGATACCAACTGGACGATGCCGATCAAGGTGAATGACTACCGGCACACCGGTAACTTTGCGCCGGCAGCAGGCTGGAAGACTACAGGCGGCAACAACTACTCCGCCGTCCTCTATGCCGGGGTCGGACCTCTGGACCTGTGGTTTGACTCCTGGGACAATACCACCGGTATTGCTGAGGGGAGAACCGGTCTGAGCCGGAGTTTAGTGCGGGTGAATCCGAATCCGGCGCAGGGGTCCGTACACCTCAGCTGGGCAAAGCCGGCTTCCGGGAGTGCCGAACTGGTAATCCGGGACATTACGGGCAGAGAGGTGAGCCGGCTTCGGGGTGCAACGGGTGCGGTCTGGAACTGCGCGCAGGTGCCTGCTGGTGTTTACCTCTTCCGGTTTGCAGCAGAAGGCAGCAGTGAGACCGGCACGATTGTCGTCACGCACTAA
- a CDS encoding DUF721 domain-containing protein: protein MGGKRRTSFKSIAESLPAVLREIGLAEKVAAFQAVVQWSEIVGPAIARHTRALGIEGQTLLVAVDSPAWMTQLFYLKNEILKKVAEHIGAGLVTEIRLVLKR, encoded by the coding sequence ATGGGCGGTAAACGCCGAACCAGTTTCAAGAGCATTGCTGAAAGCCTGCCGGCAGTGCTGAGGGAAATCGGCTTGGCGGAAAAGGTGGCAGCATTTCAGGCGGTGGTGCAGTGGTCCGAGATTGTCGGACCGGCAATTGCCCGGCACACCCGGGCGCTGGGAATTGAGGGGCAGACGCTGCTGGTCGCGGTAGATTCACCTGCCTGGATGACCCAGCTGTTTTATCTCAAGAACGAAATTCTGAAGAAGGTGGCAGAACACATCGGCGCCGGACTGGTAACCGAAATCCGGCTGGTGCTGAAGCGGTAG
- the gyrB gene encoding DNA topoisomerase (ATP-hydrolyzing) subunit B, with amino-acid sequence MAETYNAAQIHVLKGLEAVRHRPAMYIGDVGTRGLHHLIFEVVDNAIDEALAGYCDLITVTLHSETEVSVEDNGRGIPVDIHPIEKKPALEVVLTVLHSGAKFEHKVYQISGGLHGVGVSVVNALSEYLIAEVYREGKVYWMEFERGNVKSELKVTGKTKKRGTKITFKPDARIFKKVEFSYDILATRLRELAYLNKNLTIKLVDEPSGKEETFHFPGGLADFVAYLDQGRNRLHKPIVIEEQRNGMEVEVAFEYNDGYVESIFSFANTINTHEGGTHLSGFKAALTRCINDYARKSGALKEGIELAGEDTREGLTAVVSVKIPDPQFEGQTKTKLGNSEAKSVVETVVNDRLSAYFEENPRVANRIVEKVIAAAKARLAARKARELARRRSLLESDTLPGKLADCASEDPAESELFIVEGDSAGGSAKQGRDRRFQAVLPLRGKILNVEKSGLNRILSNNEIRAIISAIGAGIGEDDFDPEKARYHRIVIMTDADVDGSHIRILLLTFFYRFMQPLIEAGYLYIAQPPLYRVRHGKQEHYFYSDEELENFRKRLKSDSLEIARFKGLGEMNPEQLWATTMNPETRTLKQVTMEDATEADAVFRMLMGEEVEPRREFIEKNARKVENLDV; translated from the coding sequence ATGGCAGAAACCTATAATGCAGCACAGATTCATGTTCTGAAAGGGCTGGAGGCGGTCCGGCACCGGCCGGCAATGTATATTGGCGATGTCGGAACCCGGGGTCTGCACCATCTGATCTTCGAGGTGGTGGACAATGCGATCGATGAGGCGCTTGCCGGCTACTGCGACCTGATTACCGTCACCCTGCACAGCGAAACTGAGGTTTCGGTTGAGGACAACGGCCGGGGGATTCCGGTGGACATCCATCCGATTGAGAAGAAGCCGGCGCTGGAGGTGGTGCTGACCGTGCTCCATTCCGGGGCAAAGTTTGAGCACAAGGTCTATCAGATTTCGGGCGGGCTGCACGGCGTCGGGGTTTCGGTCGTCAACGCCCTCTCCGAGTATCTGATCGCCGAGGTCTACCGCGAGGGCAAGGTTTACTGGATGGAGTTTGAACGGGGTAATGTCAAGAGTGAACTGAAGGTTACCGGCAAGACAAAAAAGCGGGGCACAAAAATCACCTTCAAGCCTGATGCCAGAATTTTCAAGAAGGTGGAGTTCAGCTATGACATTCTGGCGACCCGGCTCCGGGAGCTCGCCTATCTGAACAAGAATCTGACGATTAAACTGGTGGATGAGCCTTCAGGCAAGGAGGAGACATTCCACTTTCCCGGCGGGCTGGCGGACTTTGTTGCCTATCTGGATCAGGGGCGGAACCGGCTCCACAAGCCGATCGTGATTGAGGAACAGCGGAACGGGATGGAGGTTGAGGTTGCGTTTGAGTATAACGACGGCTATGTGGAGAGCATCTTCTCCTTTGCCAATACGATCAACACCCATGAGGGCGGAACCCACCTTTCCGGGTTCAAGGCGGCGCTCACCCGCTGCATCAATGACTATGCGCGCAAGAGCGGCGCGCTCAAGGAGGGAATTGAGCTTGCCGGTGAGGATACGCGGGAGGGGCTGACTGCGGTCGTTTCGGTAAAAATTCCCGACCCGCAGTTTGAGGGGCAGACCAAGACCAAGCTGGGCAACAGTGAAGCCAAGAGTGTCGTGGAGACGGTGGTCAATGACCGGCTGTCCGCCTATTTTGAGGAGAATCCGCGGGTGGCAAACCGGATTGTTGAGAAGGTGATTGCGGCGGCGAAGGCACGGCTGGCAGCCCGCAAGGCACGGGAGCTCGCCCGGCGCCGGTCGCTCCTGGAGTCGGATACCCTCCCCGGCAAGCTGGCGGACTGTGCCTCTGAGGACCCGGCGGAGAGCGAACTGTTCATCGTGGAAGGTGACTCGGCGGGCGGATCAGCCAAACAGGGCCGGGACCGGCGGTTTCAGGCGGTGCTGCCGCTGCGGGGCAAGATTCTCAATGTCGAGAAGTCGGGGTTGAACCGGATTCTCTCCAACAATGAGATCCGGGCGATCATCTCCGCCATTGGCGCCGGGATCGGCGAAGATGACTTTGACCCGGAAAAGGCACGCTATCACCGGATTGTCATCATGACCGACGCGGATGTTGACGGCTCCCACATCAGAATTCTGCTTTTGACTTTCTTCTACCGGTTCATGCAGCCGCTGATTGAGGCGGGGTATCTCTATATCGCCCAGCCACCGCTTTACCGGGTGCGGCACGGCAAGCAGGAGCACTACTTCTACAGCGATGAGGAGCTGGAGAATTTCCGCAAGAGACTCAAATCCGACAGCCTGGAGATCGCCCGGTTCAAAGGGCTGGGGGAGATGAATCCGGAACAGCTCTGGGCGACAACCATGAATCCTGAGACCCGGACTCTGAAGCAGGTGACGATGGAGGATGCGACCGAGGCGGATGCGGTCTTCCGGATGCTGATGGGGGAAGAGGTGGAACCGAGACGGGAGTTTATTGAGAAGAATGCCCGCAAGGTGGAAAATCTGGATGTCTGA
- a CDS encoding type II secretion system F family protein: MPIFRYKVRDKDGKILSGTIEGTDVASITEKLETYGYVPITIREEKGKVAAGPQFNLNQLFERVKPVDLINFTRQFVTLHRAGLPMLTAITALQAQTKSKALVRALDAIRKDLMGGASLSVAMAKHPRVFNELYVNSIWAGETGGVLDDILDRLVMLLEHDRKLKSDVGSAMRYPIILMVFFIIAVAVLATFVLPKFVSLLTTVGGKMPLPTQILIMVTSFMGKYWYLLVLLIAAVVVLFYMFIRTSVGRMWWDRLKLRLPIFGPIIYKMALSRFARMFETLDRTGLPILRSLNLVSKTIGNVYLAQAVDKLAESVRRGRGIAAPMRELGVFPPMVVQMVATGEESGALDDMLKQISDYFDSEVEYAVKNLTGMIEPILILFMGVGAVFLIVAILMPYMAILTSFGSSGGYGVH, from the coding sequence ATGCCCATTTTCCGTTACAAGGTCCGGGACAAGGATGGTAAAATCCTTTCCGGAACCATTGAGGGCACCGATGTTGCCAGCATCACCGAGAAGCTGGAAACCTACGGCTATGTTCCGATCACGATCCGGGAGGAAAAGGGCAAGGTAGCAGCCGGTCCCCAGTTCAATCTCAACCAGCTGTTTGAACGCGTAAAACCGGTTGATCTGATCAACTTCACCCGCCAGTTCGTCACCCTGCACCGTGCCGGCCTGCCGATGCTCACCGCTATCACCGCCCTGCAGGCGCAGACCAAGTCCAAGGCGCTTGTCCGGGCGCTGGATGCGATCCGCAAGGACCTGATGGGTGGTGCCTCGCTTTCGGTGGCGATGGCAAAGCATCCCCGGGTTTTCAACGAGCTTTATGTCAACTCCATCTGGGCGGGAGAAACGGGCGGTGTACTTGACGACATCCTTGACCGGCTGGTCATGCTCTTGGAACACGACCGCAAGCTCAAGTCCGATGTCGGCAGTGCGATGCGCTATCCGATCATCCTGATGGTGTTCTTCATCATCGCAGTTGCGGTCCTGGCAACATTCGTTCTGCCGAAATTCGTCTCGCTGCTGACAACCGTCGGCGGTAAGATGCCGCTTCCGACTCAAATCCTGATCATGGTCACCAGCTTCATGGGCAAGTACTGGTATCTGCTCGTCCTGCTGATCGCCGCGGTCGTCGTTCTCTTTTACATGTTTATCCGGACCAGCGTCGGCAGAATGTGGTGGGACCGGCTCAAGCTCCGGCTGCCGATCTTCGGACCGATCATCTACAAGATGGCACTCTCCCGGTTTGCCCGGATGTTCGAAACTCTGGACCGCACCGGTCTGCCGATCCTGCGCAGTCTCAACCTCGTCTCCAAAACGATCGGCAATGTCTATCTTGCCCAGGCGGTGGATAAGCTGGCGGAGAGCGTCCGCCGGGGCCGGGGTATTGCTGCCCCGATGCGCGAACTGGGAGTCTTTCCGCCGATGGTCGTCCAGATGGTTGCTACCGGCGAGGAGTCCGGTGCACTGGATGACATGCTCAAACAGATCTCCGACTACTTTGACAGCGAAGTGGAGTATGCGGTCAAGAACCTCACCGGCATGATTGAACCGATCCTCATTCTCTTCATGGGTGTCGGTGCGGTGTTTCTGATCGTTGCCATCCTCATGCCCTACATGGCGATTCTCACCAGCTTCGGCTCCTCGGGCGGTTACGGCGTACACTGA